The Triticum aestivum cultivar Chinese Spring chromosome 4B, IWGSC CS RefSeq v2.1, whole genome shotgun sequence sequence ATGTCTCCCCATGACGGCATTGTAGATGGTCTTGTTGGAGAAGAGGAAACACACCTTCATGAAGCAGCAGGCGGACATGAAGAGCTTGTAGGCCTTGAGGACCTCGACGACGGGGGTGCGCTTCACCATTAGCGATCGGTAAAGCTGGCTCCCTCTGCCAGCCAGCCGTGCCTCTAGACCCTCAGCGAAGTAATGCGCCAGTCGCTGTGTGGCGTCTCCTGTTGGGGAGGAGTGCCGCTTGACCCGCCACAGCAGCTCGCACGCGCTGCGCTGATCGTTAGTGGCCACTGCCTCCGCGCAACGGATCAGCAGTGTCTCCAGGTCGTCCACCACCACCAGCCTCGCGCCGCGCCTCCCACGCGGCGCCTTGGTGGAGATGCACTGCTGCTCCGCCTCGTCACCTCGCTCACGTGCCTCAGTGGTGCACATGTCGTAGCTGTTGAGCATGAACTGGTCCAACATGTCGCTCTCCTCCTTGGATTCAGGCTGCACCTGCACAGCCATTTGCTTGCTGCTCCTTCCAGCTTCTGCCCTGTTGCCACCGCCGCCGTGAGGCGtgtttttttttcgcgaatacgctaGAGTGCCGTGAGGCATGTTACTACCCTCCACCGCCCCGCTGCATCTGGGCAAGAATCTGTTGGCTTCCTCCATTCCTCTGAAGAATGCCATGCTCGAGATCACATCCATGCTGTTGTTGGGCTCTGCCGTGCCCTTGCCATTCAAAAAGAAGGCTGGGTTCTGGATATTTCTGCTTGACAAGGCTGAGTTGAGCATGTCGGATGAGGTGGTGGTGTCGGAGGTGGTGAGGATCTGTGCGAAGGGATGCTGGGCCTGCAGCAGCGCGGCGGGGTCAGGGTACTGGTATATGAACTTGTCAACAATGTCCTCCTCCATGAGCATGCGCGAGATGTAGTCGAGGGCCAGGTCATCATGCGGCTGTTGCAACGCCGGAGCAGGCTGCAGGTTGGGAAAGACATAGGGCGTGGGTGCCATGAATGATGGTGCTCCTATGCTCTCAGTCTGTCCTAGTTGTATGAGATAACATGGAGATTTTGGCTGGGTGTTCGATGATTCCAACCATCCAACGGAAGACCAGGCCACATAACAAAACTGTACTATGCGTACTACATGTTTTGTGTACTAGGATAAATGGACTGTCTGCAGTTGACTATGGTTTACCAGACAAAACCTTTGGATTCTACAACAATGAAGACAAGATGACAAACTTGTGACCTTCGTTTCCGATGCAGACGACTAAAAAACAATAGTAGGATGTACATTCCAATGCacattaaagaaaagaaaaaagaaacgcaTGGATACAAACAGCTAACATGCATCGACCCAACCTGTGCACCTTCAGTACTAGTTGAGCAAGCATCCTCCAGTTTCTGCAATACCAGGAACCTTGACAAGGCATCACTGAAACTAATCAGGACATGGAAACTAGCTGCAATTTCAATACTTTCCTGACATCTTATTAGACATTAGAGTGATGACTGATTGTATGTATCATGTCAGAATCATCATTGCTAACTTTTCTTTTCTTGATGAAATTGTAGCAGTGCTATGCGAGTTTCATTCATTAAGAGAAGCTGGCAGAGCCAGGAAGAGTACAATTAACCTAAGTATGTTCAGCTGCTATTACAGCACTAAACACTAGAACAGATTAGGCAGAAGGGGTTCCGTCTGTGCGCTGAGTCCCTGCATGGTTCTGGAGCTCTTCAAAGATATTTGAGAGACAACTGGTCAGCATTGCAGGCATTGTTGTCAAAGATGCACATATCGCGCTCCTTCCAAATTATTCACCAGGTTAGCGTTACAACCTACAAGCGCACTGTTTCTCATATATCATGTCATCTCTGCTTGAGAAAATTGAAGAGAAATATCCAGTCCCCTTATCAGACCAAGTTATGTAAAGATTCCACATAATCTCGTCTCTCACAATGCAGATTAAAATGGATATATGTGCACTCACTACATCTCTGAAACCTTATAATAGTCTCTGTTACCAAGTTACACATACAAAAAAGGAGCAAACACACATCTGTTTTTTTTTTGACACACATCTGATAGTGCAACAGGCATATCTATATCCATTCGTACTTCAATCCATCCATCTACTCCAGTTGAGAGCCACTAGCATCATCAGCTACCCATGTCGAGAGGGCGTAGAGCACCCGGCCTTTCCATCCCAGCAGAAGCCACCGTTGATCCTCATCAATCATGAAATGCTTGTGGTACTGCTTCTTCACTTGGTCCTTGAGCATCTTAACAATGTCAGGGTCTAATGACAGCTGCCTCAGTCCGGCTCGCTGGTTCCGCGCATGCCACTCCTTGTAGTTTTGAGGGCGCTCCACCCGGTCAGGGCCCTCGCAGGCAATGATATTCATCACAGAGCGTGCAAAAATGTGCCGCTCCACAAGTAACCTGTTGTCTTTGTTCTGCGTCATGGTAGTCTCCATCATGTCAAACTGCGCTGTAAAGTTGTTGAGCGCTTGGCGGAAACGAGTCATGAAGAACGCCGAGCTATATGCTCCATTGACAGCAGCGTGGATGAGCATGGATGGTTTCATCTTCCTGATAGTGTTGAGCACCAGGTCCCTTGGGTTTTCCATGTCAAAGGTGAGGCTCTCATCCATCAATGTCCTGAAATGGAACATATTGTTCACGACGAGCACCTCGTCTGGATCGATGTCGAGGTCCTCAGCGTGGACAGCCTCTAACTTGGCTATGATAGCATGGAACTTGAATGGCACGCCAAACTGCCTTGCGCAGTAGCTGAGCCTGCGTTTTGTCTCCTTGGCTTGCTTAGCTGGACAGGGCCCAGGCTGCGGGCTAATAATGCCGGTGATCCTCACCTCCGGTGGCCCACCTTCCCTGTctgctagccaccggagcaaatccGGCCACTGGAACCCATCGTTGACACCGTAGTGCACAATGTGCAGCTTCTTTCTCCCCGCCACGGCATTGTAAATGTTTTTGTTGGAGAAGTTTAGCGACACCTTCAGGAAGCAGCAGGCGGCTATGCACAGGTGGTAGCTTTTGAAGAGCTCCACGGTGGAGGTGTGATTTGCCATGGTGATCGAGTGGTACATTTGCCTCCCTGTGCCCGCCAGTCGTGCCTCCAGCCCCTCGGCGAAGTAATATGCCAGTCGCTGCCTTGCGTCTCCTGTTGGTAGCGAGTGCTGCTTGATCTTCTTCAGTAgatcgccggcgttgctccggtcGTTGGTAGCCACCGCCTCCGCACAGCGGATCAGCAGCGTTTCCAGATCAGCCACCACCTTCTGCCTCGCGCTGTGCCTCACACACGGCGCCTTCATGCGAATGCTCTGATGCGCCGCCTGGTCCcccctctccttcatcgtctcatTGGAGTGCATGTTGTAGCCGTTGAGGATGAGCAGGTCCAGCTCAAGTGCggtgtcttcctccgccgagtcaTTATGCGCCAGCACCCGCACCGCTATTTGCTTGCTGCTCCTGCCCATGCACGCCTCCGTCTCGCCATCCATGCCAGACCTCTTCTTACGCCCCCTAGCATCCACCATCACATTGACTGTGGGCAAGAAGCTGTTGGCCTCCTCCATGCCTTTGAAGAAAGCCATGCTCGACAGGTCACCCATGGTGACGCCGCTGCTGGGCTCCTCCGCTGTGACTCTGCCATTCAAGATCAAGGGTGGGCTATGTACCTCGCTGGACAAGAACCCAGAAGCCATGATGCCCGTGTTGTTGCCTTGACTTGGAATTAAAGCGGAGGACCCATGGGCACCAGCTGTGGTGATGACGGAGGCTGAGAGGATCTCAGCGAAGGGCTGCTCGGCCTGCAGGAGTGTCGGATGCTCAGGGtgttggtagaagaacttgtcgATGATGTCCTCTTCCATGAGCATGCGCGAGATGTATGCCAAGGCCAGGTCATCCTGCGGCTGCTGTGGCTGTGAGTCACCGTTGGTCATCGAGGGTTGGTCGAGGAAGATGGAAGGGGGCGGTGGCGCAGGCTTGACGAGCCCCAACAGCTCTTCCTGGGCGGCAGCCATTGCaggcatggttgcttgttgatggtggtgcagtGCAGTGGAAATGTCGTCCTGCCTCTATCCATTATACTCCATGTGAAGCCAACAAGCTCACTGCTCAGTTGGAACCATCGAATCTTTCCGTTGCATAGAATCGGTCACCATCGAGCACCGCCTGCACATATGGACAAACAAACAATGGTCCGTTTGAGAGAGATTGTATTATTCATCTTGGTGTCTCAGCCATTCTTCTGCCCATGTCTAATAAAAATAAGCAGCAGTTGTCTTGTAGTACGAATCAATTTATGTGTCAAAATGTGTGCTGTTTTGAGTTCATATGAGACTTTTCAAAACATGGACACGAGATCCTCAAACAATGGATATTCTGGAGTTAAATTCGTATTTGCAGAGAATGGGTTTCTACGGGCACCGGCCTTAAATTTACGTGGATGTGTAACAGGTCTTGTTTGGAGCCAGGTGTGGAAATGTGGATTTATGTATCTTATACCTAAATAAAGCCATGAGTTGAAATAtcgcttttcctttttccttttgggTATGTCTTGTGTTGTTGCCCCCAACAGACCTCTTGATTTTCCTTGCACTTGGATAACTTGTTGTATGAGCATGTTTTAAGCCCTGACCatagaacgattgttctacggtGTTTTATTAATAAAACTAACAAACTTATATACAAAacaaagtaaaaaataaataaatatgcaTTTGGTTTAGCCAATTCCTAGCTTTGGAAACATCAAATATCAAGTGGGCTCAAAGGGAACTATCAATCCAGTCCTGGAATGTTTGAAGTTTTCTGTCCTTGATTCTATAAAAAATAATCTTGAGATCTTGCTTGAGGAGGACTTTCCATGAGGCAGAGCTTGGGAGTGATGTTATCAAAAATCTTGTTATTTCTATGAATCCAAATGTTCCAGCATCCCATAACTATGATTTCAAGAGCAATTTCAGATGGCAAGTGGGTAGCAGCAAGTTGAATGTCATGGTTACCATGTAGTTaccaactccctccatctcaaaataagtgCCATTGATTTAGTACACGTTACCAAATTGCACACGGTATATTTATCATGTTACTCATGTTATAGGTACCAACATGGTTATGATATTCTTACAGGCTGCATTTTTTATAGTTAAAATATTGTCAATGCTAAAGTTACCAGAGTTACCAATGCCTAGGAGTTCTTCCGAACAGAGACATGATAACAAGCTCACAATGCCCTCTTTGTATTTCTGATTGCGAGAGTGTTCGGCATGCTCTATTCCTATGTCCTCGTGCGGATGAAATCTGGAGAATTTGGGTCTACAACAGATGGCCAATGATATGTGCCAAACTGATCGCGATTGTGTACATCTAATGGCCTGGCGCCCCTATCTCCCGGTATTGATTGTGATATACttccttcgtccgaaaatacttgtcatcaaaatgaataaaaagggatgtatctagacgtattttagttctaaatacatctcttttcttccattttgatgacaagtatttttgaacGAAGGGAGTATTGATTATCACAACCATTTGGTATATCTGGTGGGAGAGAAGAAAATTCACGCACGGCGAGAAGTTGCTCGAACCGGCAAGATCGGGACTCAGGGACTGCTTGCTTTTCGCGATCAACGTCGGTTGCAACAGAAGCAGACTGCATGGAGGTAATCGAAGTGATGCAAAACGGACATGTGGACCCTGGGCAATGTGAATGACAGTGGGCCTAGCATGTGTTGTATGGTGAGCCATGGCGTGTGTGGGGTTATGTACCACTCCTGTATACCGAGCAAGGAAGCTAAACTCTGACAAGAAGTGCATGGGTGAACCCGAGTACATATGAGAAACACATTTCTAAATGCTAAATAATATCTGAAAAAAATTGCACGGGGTATGTCTTCATGAAGTTCTATGTGCGTGCATAAAATTCAAGGAAAaataatcctttttatggcctgtgaaaaagacaaaaaaaattatGTCCTAGAACCCTATTTAGAAGCGAGACAAAACAACAGGACATTTTTCACAAAACTTTGTGCCGTATACACACATTTGTGAGCATGTATGtgtaatattttcttttgaatCTTTTGACATTTTAAAGCGTGCTTAAAATGCATTTTTGGAAAAGTGGGTGCATATACCCATGGGTGCCCTCTCAAACTCTAACCTGCTTCTCTGTTTTCCCATCCCTCTCTTTGTCTCTCCCAACTACCCCAATTTTCCCATCTGCTGGACTTGGTGTGAGATCCTCCCAGGGTCCTGAGACATAGCAGTGATGTACAAGACGCTATTATACTATGGGACGGAAGGAGCAGTTATGAGGCGAGGACTAGTCTTTTAAATCAATAATTATCTATAAGTAGTCTGACACCGTATGTATTTTTTGCCAATTAATATGGACTGTATCTGTATCTCTTATAGTACCAGGTGATAACTTTTGAACAAATAATACATATTAAAACGTTGAGAAGTACCGATGAATTAACAGTTTGATAACTTACATATGGCAAACaggaaaaaatcatcaaaacataCCAACATAAGATCTAATCTCGAAAATCTCATTGCAACAGATTTAATAGTAAAAACAAATTCTTAATCCTTTTAAATCTTTTCTGGTTTATCTGTATGCATGCATctgtatctataccaatataaaaaaaaCCAAAAggacagatccaattaatctcgaccatcaaatcatgtcaatccaacgacctagactgtttcaatgtcgagcgctcaacatgtttagcgtgcagttaatttcatgccaaaaataatgctaatcacataataacacaaataatatcctacttaatatccgcatgcacttaatatacacGTAAACATTGACTAGTTGATGCAAAGGAATGAGATGGCAAGAACCACGGGTGATGAACCATTATTAGGACAAAGTGTTCGGAACAATTATTAGATTCGTAACGTTCGTCAAATATAACACTCCATTTGATAAACCAAACTGTAATTACACGACA is a genomic window containing:
- the LOC123094709 gene encoding scarecrow-like protein 33; this translates as MPAMAAAQEELLGLVKPAPPPPSIFLDQPSMTNGDSQPQQPQDDLALAYISRMLMEEDIIDKFFYQHPEHPTLLQAEQPFAEILSASVITTAGAHGSSALIPSQGNNTGIMASGFLSSEVHSPPLILNGRVTAEEPSSGVTMGDLSSMAFFKGMEEANSFLPTVNVMVDARGRKKRSGMDGETEACMGRSSKQIAVRVLAHNDSAEEDTALELDLLILNGYNMHSNETMKERGDQAAHQSIRMKAPCVRHSARQKVVADLETLLIRCAEAVATNDRSNAGDLLKKIKQHSLPTGDARQRLAYYFAEGLEARLAGTGRQMYHSITMANHTSTVELFKSYHLCIAACCFLKVSLNFSNKNIYNAVAGRKKLHIVHYGVNDGFQWPDLLRWLADREGGPPEVRITGIISPQPGPCPAKQAKETKRRLSYCARQFGVPFKFHAIIAKLEAVHAEDLDIDPDEVLVVNNMFHFRTLMDESLTFDMENPRDLVLNTIRKMKPSMLIHAAVNGAYSSAFFMTRFRQALNNFTAQFDMMETTMTQNKDNRLLVERHIFARSVMNIIACEGPDRVERPQNYKEWHARNQRAGLRQLSLDPDIVKMLKDQVKKQYHKHFMIDEDQRWLLLGWKGRVLYALSTWVADDASGSQLE